CTTGTAGACGATGTCGTTGCCGCGTATTTCAGCGTTAATCGCGGGCACTTCTTTGAGCGCGCTGACGACAGCTTTCGTAAAGAGGCTCATGAAGCCGATCTTCACGCCATATTTCTTCTGAAAGTCTTCGTTGTGTTTGGCGCGCAGATCCATCGCGGGTTTCATGTCGACTTCGTTGAAGGTCGTAAGAATCGCCGCCGTCTGCTGCGCCGAAACCAGGCGTTCGGCGATTGCACGCCTCAGGCGCGACATCGGCTGAACAGTTTCGCGTTCACCTGGCGCCACAGTTACGACGCGTGCCGGCTGAGCCGGGGCAGGGGCCGCCTGTTTTTGTGCGGCCGCTTCGAGTACGTCACCTTTGGTTACCTGGCCATGCTTACCTGAGCCTGCGATGGCTGAAGTGTCTACACCCTTTTCGGTCGCTAGTTTTTTTGCGGCAGGCGGCAGTGTCTCAGCCATCGGTTGCTGTTTTGGTGCTGTTGCGGCTGCGGGGGCAGCAGGTTTCTCCGCCGGTGCAGCCGCTGCGCTGGCTGAAGAATCGATCACGGCGACGGTTTCGCCGACAGCCGCATTGGCTCCCTGCGCTTTTTGCAGTTTCTTCACGACGCCGCTGACCGGGGCATAAATTTCTTGTGTGACTTTATCGGTCTCAATCTCAAAGAGTGCTTCGTCTGCCTTTATGGCCTCACCCTCTTTCTTGAACCAGCGCGAGATAGTGCCCTCGCTGATCGATTCACCCATTGCCGGTACCTTAACTTCGACGTCTGCCATGGTTGGGTGGCCAATCTTTGACCTGTCGCGTCAAGAATAGATCGATATCAGCTGTTACCGCGTTCGGCGCATTGGCCCCCGCGGGAGGGGTTTTGCGCCTGTATTTTCGTTTGCGGCGTGTCGGGAAAATGGTTTCTGCTGCTATGTCTTATCCGTTAATTAGCTCGCAAGACCCTGAACTTTCGGCGGCCCTCAAGGCCGAAGATGACAGGCAAGAGTCGCACCTCGAACTCATCGCCTCAGAGAATTTCGTTTCGAAAACCGTGCTCGAGGCCTATACCTCGACGCTGACGAACAAATACGCCGAGGGTTATCCCGGTAAACGTTATTATGGCGGCTGCGGCCCGTCAGACATGGTTGAGACGCTGGCGATCGAGCGCATCAAAAAGGTCTTCGGCGCGAAATATGCCAACGTGCAGCCTCATTCAGGTGCCTCGGCAAACCTCGCCGCATTCTATGCAGTGCTGCAGCCGGGCGATACGTTTCTCGGTATGGATCTCGCGCATGGTGGCCACCTGACACACGGCAGCGCGGTGAATTTTTCAGGCCTTTACTACAAACCCGTGGCGTACGGCGTCGATGAGAAGACACACCTCATCGACTACGACAGGGTCGAGAAGCTGGCGCACGAGCACCGCCCGCGCATGATCATCGTCGGCGCTTCAGCTTACCCGCGCATCATCGACTTCGCACGCTTTCGTAACATCGCAGACCAGGTCGGTGCAAAGGTCATGGTCGATATGGCACACATTGCGGGCCTTGTGGCGGCAAAGCTGCACCCCTCACCGATCGAACATGCTGACATCGTCACATCGACGACGCACAAGACGCTAAGGGGGCCGCGCGGGGGCATTATTCTCACAAACAGCGAAGATATTATCAAGACGATCAACTCGCGCGTTTTTCCCGGTGTTCAGGGCGGCCCGCTCATGCACGTCATTGCCGCGAAGGCCGCGGCCTTCGGTGAGGCGCTGCAGCCCGAATTCGTCACCTACCAGAAACGCATTCTGCAAAATGCAAAGGCTCTTGCCACGCGGCTCGTGGAGCGCGGCTTTACGCTCGTTTCGGGTGGTACAGACAACCACCTGATGATTGTAAACACGTTTGATACCAAGGGCATTACGGGCAAAGACGCGCAGGCAATGCTCGAGGCCGCGAACATTACCACCAATAAGAACATGCTGCCTTACGACAAAAATAAGCCGGCCGTTTCGAGCGGTATTCGCCTCGGTTCGCCTGCGCTCACAACGCGCGGTTTCGATGCACCCGAGTTTATCGAAACAGCAGACATTATTGCTGACGTGCTCGAGGCCAAAGGCTCTGACGCGGCGATAGTGGCGGCAAAAACGCGGGTTGCTGCGCTCTGCGCCCGCTTCCCGATGAAAAACTTTCGCCTGTTGCCATGAGACTTTTCGGTTTTTCGGCCGCGTGCGCCGTCGTTCTTGTCACAGCGCTAGTTGCCGCCGACGCACAGCAGATTGCAGTTCGCCGCGAAATGATCGAGATGGATATTTCGGTGCGCAACCTCGCCAGTGCCATAGCGATCGGTGACCGCAAAGTGCTCGACGACGTGCTGCAGCGACTCGCAGCCTGGCAAATGAAAGACCACCCCGAATACGGTAAGGCATTTCGTGAAGTGCTTGGCAAGTGGGAGAATAAGAACGTGATCAAATTCGGCCGGCAGGTTCAGACAGAGGCGCAGAATCTGCGCGGTTATCTATCCGCACGCGGTAAACTAGCCGACGCCGACTGGGCGCGGGTCAATGTGGGGCTCGGCAAGATTCTCACCAGTTGCCAGGCATGCCACAACACACTACAGAAGGAAAAAAAATGAAGAGATTCTACGAACGCTATTTTCGCATCAGGCATTACCTCGAAGGCAATCGCATCGCCGGCAGCGTGGTTTCACTCGGTGGACTTGTCGCCTTTGTATTCGCGATCAAAACGAGCGTGCTCGATGCGAACAACATTCCTTCGCCTTCGATGGAGCCGACACTGATGATCGGTGACTTTCTGTTCGTGAATAAGATGCGCTACACGTTCGATTTACCCTATACCAACATACACCTGTTCCGCATCGCATACCCCGAGCGCGGTGACATCGTCACGTTTACGCCGCCGCAAGATTCCATGTCGTACGTGAATAAGACTCTTGTCAAGCGCGTCGTCGGCGTGCCGGGTGACACGATCGAAGTCACCGACCATGAAGTTACAGTGTCTGGCGTCAAATACCCGACGCGGCCAGTCATGAACGAACCGCTGCTCAAGACGCTTGCAGACGGCCTGACCGGCGAGCGCGAAAGGCTCTACGAAGAAAAGATGATCGATGCCAAAACCGGCAAAGAGGTCGTCACTCATTACATCATGAAATCGCGCGAGCGCGCATCCGATACGCTGATGTCGACCCCGGGCCGCAAGTGGGTGATACCGCCGGGAAAATACCTGATGATGGGTGACAACCGCGACCACAGCTCTGACGGGCGCGCCTGCGATATGGTTGAAACCAAACTGCGCTCGGCCTGCAAAGAGTTCAACGACTGTATGTACGACACGTATTCGAACGAAAAAACCGCGAAGGATTGCAAGCGAATCTATGACCGCGCGCAGGGTGAAACCTGGGGGCTCATCGATGCAAACCAGATTCATGGAAAGGTTTATCTGTCGTATTTGTCTGTGAACTGGGGCACTGGCGGCAACAGTGAACTCAATCCAATCATTAACCTCTGGTACACCATCACCGGGCGCTTTTCGGGAGTCTACGTAAGGTGGGAGAGAGTTTTTAGAAGAATCTACTAAAAACCGATAATAAAGAAGCATGCTGGCCAAAGGCACTCCGCGGCAGATCGTTTTATGTCTCATTGCGGGTGGAGCTTTGGCTTTATCGGCGCAGGGCTACCACAATGCCCGCATAACTTCACTGAAACAGCTCGGCGACGGCCGCATCGAAGCGCGCGTTCAGGCCGCCACCACGGGCGATGCCGCTGAATCGGCGAATGACGTCGCTGCAACGTTCAAACTCAAAGAAAACGGTGTCACGCAAGATTCGCTGAAAGTTGAAAAAGCAGAAAGCGAAAGCGGTTCCCGTACTGTGCTGCTCGCCGACCTCAGCCGTTCGCTGCACAGGCGCCAATTTGCCGATTACAAAAAGGCTGCGCTCGCGTTTGTCGATCGCCTGAAGCCGGGCGATCAGGTTGCACTCGTCACCTTCGACCGCCGCGTTTTTCGCCAGGCAAATTTCACCTCTGACCGCGAACTCTTAAAGAACAAAATACGCCAACTCAAACAGACGGGATCGCGCACCATGCTCTATGACGCGATTCTCGAGGCGCACAAGCTGCTGCGCGATGTGCCGCAACAGCGCGCGATCGTTGTTTATACCGATGGCAAAGAAAATGCCTCGCGCGTTGTCATCGGCGATCTGATCGAACTTTTCACCGCGAATCCGGTACCGCTTTTCGTCGCGGGCCGATACCGTTCGTTCTCGCTGAAGCAGGTGATTCGACTCGCCAGAATTTCGGGCGGTGATGCTTTCAGGGCGCAGAACAGCCATGACCTCGATAAGGTTTTTCGCTATCTCAGCCGCCTCAAAACGCAGGATTTCAAACTCACCTATGCCACGCGCCAGAAACCCGGTGCGGCTCTCGATATCGAAATCGAATCGGCTCTCTCGGCGGCAAGCCTCGTGCGCTCTTATACGCTGCCGCATAACCCCGCGGCGTCACTGGGGGCCGGCGAAAGTAGAAACGAGAGCGAACAATCTGAAACATTACACTGGCCTACGCAAATCAGGAGTCACATGCCCGAAATCTTATTATCGCTGATCGTCATTTTGCTGATCGCAGTGATCATTATGCTGTTCTTCAGGCGCCAAGAGATCAATGTCAAAGTCGAGAACTCGAATCCTCCGGCGTATGTAGCGCCCGAAGACATGTCGCTTTTGCCTGCGCGCAAGCTGCCGCAGACCAAGGCAAAGCTGCCGCTCGACTACCACCATGGCTGGCTGGTCGAAAAAGAAGGGCCCCATACCGGTCGAAAATACCGCATCAACTGGCATAACATCAGCATCGGATTTGCCGAAGACAATTCGATCGTGATCGACGACAGCACCGTGTCGGCGCGGCATGCCAAAATTGAGCGGCAAAAACAGAAATTTGTCCTGTACGACCTCATGTCAGAACATGGTACCTACCTCAACGGCAAGAAACTGCTGCGTCCGAAAGAACTGAACGACTTCGACGAAATCAGTCTCGGCAGAACTAAACTTATATTCAGAAAAAGCGCGGCAACGTATGAAAGAGACCCGGACGAAGAAAACTAAGAGAGCCTCAACACCTTCTGCCCGCAAGGGAAAATATTCGATTGAGCTCACCAGAGTTAAACTCGGCAAGAGCGATGTTGTTCTGCTCGGTACGGCGCACGTTAGCCAAGAGAGTGTCGCAGACGTTGAGCGCGCGATCGCGCTTGAAAAACCCGACCGGGTGCTGATCGAACTCGACGAGGGCAGGGCAAAGAACCTGCGCGACCCCGACCATTGGAAGCACATGGACATCGTGCAGGTCATCAAATCGGGTAAAATCTACCTGCTGTTTTCTTCGATTCTGCTCTCGATCTTTCAGAAAAAGATGGGCGACCGCCTCACCTCTGCTCCTGGGGCTGAATTCAAAAAAGCGATCGAAGTCGCCGAAGCCAAAAAAATCTCCGTCGAATTTATCGACCGTGAAATTCGTATTACGCTGAAGCGCGCCTGGCAGAGCGTCGGCTTTTGGGGCAAATTGCGGCTCATGAGCGAGCTCATCGCTTCACTTTTCGTCAGCGAAGACATGCAAAAAGACGACATCGAGAAGCTCAAAGAAAAAGA
The sequence above is a segment of the Turneriella parva DSM 21527 genome. Coding sequences within it:
- the odhB gene encoding 2-oxoglutarate dehydrogenase complex dihydrolipoyllysine-residue succinyltransferase, with protein sequence MADVEVKVPAMGESISEGTISRWFKKEGEAIKADEALFEIETDKVTQEIYAPVSGVVKKLQKAQGANAAVGETVAVIDSSASAAAAPAEKPAAPAAATAPKQQPMAETLPPAAKKLATEKGVDTSAIAGSGKHGQVTKGDVLEAAAQKQAAPAPAQPARVVTVAPGERETVQPMSRLRRAIAERLVSAQQTAAILTTFNEVDMKPAMDLRAKHNEDFQKKYGVKIGFMSLFTKAVVSALKEVPAINAEIRGNDIVYKNYYDIGVAVGGPRGLVVPIVRGADQLNFSEIEIEISRLAARVKEGSITLPEMEGGTFTISNGGIYGSMMSTPILNPPQSGILGMHNIVKRAVVVSEGNTDKIEIRPMMYIALSYDHRIVDGKEAVTFLVKVKQAIEDPVRLLLGV
- the lepB gene encoding signal peptidase I, whose protein sequence is MKRFYERYFRIRHYLEGNRIAGSVVSLGGLVAFVFAIKTSVLDANNIPSPSMEPTLMIGDFLFVNKMRYTFDLPYTNIHLFRIAYPERGDIVTFTPPQDSMSYVNKTLVKRVVGVPGDTIEVTDHEVTVSGVKYPTRPVMNEPLLKTLADGLTGERERLYEEKMIDAKTGKEVVTHYIMKSRERASDTLMSTPGRKWVIPPGKYLMMGDNRDHSSDGRACDMVETKLRSACKEFNDCMYDTYSNEKTAKDCKRIYDRAQGETWGLIDANQIHGKVYLSYLSVNWGTGGNSELNPIINLWYTITGRFSGVYVRWERVFRRIY
- the glyA gene encoding serine hydroxymethyltransferase, whose translation is MSYPLISSQDPELSAALKAEDDRQESHLELIASENFVSKTVLEAYTSTLTNKYAEGYPGKRYYGGCGPSDMVETLAIERIKKVFGAKYANVQPHSGASANLAAFYAVLQPGDTFLGMDLAHGGHLTHGSAVNFSGLYYKPVAYGVDEKTHLIDYDRVEKLAHEHRPRMIIVGASAYPRIIDFARFRNIADQVGAKVMVDMAHIAGLVAAKLHPSPIEHADIVTSTTHKTLRGPRGGIILTNSEDIIKTINSRVFPGVQGGPLMHVIAAKAAAFGEALQPEFVTYQKRILQNAKALATRLVERGFTLVSGGTDNHLMIVNTFDTKGITGKDAQAMLEAANITTNKNMLPYDKNKPAVSSGIRLGSPALTTRGFDAPEFIETADIIADVLEAKGSDAAIVAAKTRVAALCARFPMKNFRLLP
- a CDS encoding FHA domain-containing protein, encoding MLAKGTPRQIVLCLIAGGALALSAQGYHNARITSLKQLGDGRIEARVQAATTGDAAESANDVAATFKLKENGVTQDSLKVEKAESESGSRTVLLADLSRSLHRRQFADYKKAALAFVDRLKPGDQVALVTFDRRVFRQANFTSDRELLKNKIRQLKQTGSRTMLYDAILEAHKLLRDVPQQRAIVVYTDGKENASRVVIGDLIELFTANPVPLFVAGRYRSFSLKQVIRLARISGGDAFRAQNSHDLDKVFRYLSRLKTQDFKLTYATRQKPGAALDIEIESALSAASLVRSYTLPHNPAASLGAGESRNESEQSETLHWPTQIRSHMPEILLSLIVILLIAVIIMLFFRRQEINVKVENSNPPAYVAPEDMSLLPARKLPQTKAKLPLDYHHGWLVEKEGPHTGRKYRINWHNISIGFAEDNSIVIDDSTVSARHAKIERQKQKFVLYDLMSEHGTYLNGKKLLRPKELNDFDEISLGRTKLIFRKSAATYERDPDEEN